The Acinetobacter chinensis genomic sequence CAATAGCTTCCACTTCTTTCATTGCCTCTTCATTCAAGGCATCCAGCTTGTTGTTCGCGATATACGAATACACGCCACAGAGTATGAAAGAAAGAACAATAATGCCCAGACCGAGCGGCATACCCCACGTGGTGACGCCACCACTTACCGAACTCATTAAAAACTCTTTGTTATAGCCAACTAAAAGCATGAAGCCAACATAGACAATCAGCATAATTGCTGTCAGTGTCCAGCTTAATCGACTTTTTCTGCTGACCATTTCCTTAAATTTTGGATTCTGTAGAATACGATCTACGTGTACTTCATCCATAACAATGCTCCTGTACGCACCCAGCCGTGGGCACAAATTTTTAATTCGAATTATTTCGCACCTAAAAGTAACAATCTTAGGGGGTTCTTGTAATTTAGACTTTGGTCGTTAAATTTTGAGCAATTCAGGCTGATGAAGTTCATCATGAGGTATCATAGCCCCATGGTTGTGGAACTTCAGACACTATGAACAGCTGGCTCATCATGGGGGTACTTGCCCTCTATATCGCATTACTTTTTATCTGTGCTTTTTTTGGTGAAAAGCACGCAAGCCGACTCAGCACCCGTGGTCGTATGCTGCTGTTCAGTCTGACCCTGGGGGTCTACTGTTCATCCTGGACTTTTTATGGTGCAACAGGCGCTGCGGTCCGTGAGGGAATTATTTTCCTGCCCATCTACCTGGGGCCCTTGCTGTTTGTCGCTTTAGGTTATGACATCTGGCGACGGCTTGGACGTGTCCGTCAGCACCATGCAATTTCCTCCATTGCCGATTTTGTTGCAGCGCGCTACGGAAAAAGTGGTCCACTGGCATCCCTGGTGACCATTCTTGCTGTTATTGCCATTATTCCTTATCTGGCTTTACAGCTGCGTGCCATTGCACTCAGTGCAGCCGTCATCCTGGATCAGAACACCAATATTGCCCAGACCACCAATGGCGTGCTTCTGTTGACAGCTGTACTGGCAATTCTGGCCATGATGTTTGGAACACGGCAGATTGCAAACACTGAACAGCACGGCGGTCTGATGCTGGCTGTTGCTTTTGAGTCTTTTGTAAAACTCTTTGCACTGCTCTGTGTTGCACTGTTCTTTATGTTTGATGCACCTGAAAATATTCACCAGATTTCATCCGATGTTGCCCATACATTCAA encodes the following:
- a CDS encoding DUF485 domain-containing protein → MDEVHVDRILQNPKFKEMVSRKSRLSWTLTAIMLIVYVGFMLLVGYNKEFLMSSVSGGVTTWGMPLGLGIIVLSFILCGVYSYIANNKLDALNEEAMKEVEAIAQNKGQ